The following coding sequences are from one Gossypium raimondii isolate GPD5lz chromosome 4, ASM2569854v1, whole genome shotgun sequence window:
- the LOC105767464 gene encoding cytochrome P450 76A2 yields MDLSPSFLLCFIVFASSALFLFIQRRNNSVTGKLPPGPPGWPIFGNMFDLGTMPHRTLTRLRDKYGQVIWLRLGAVNTMVILSTKAATEFFKNYDLTFAERHITEIMRAHGYHKSSVALAPYGSYWRVLRRLVTVDMLVNKRINETACVRRKCLDDMLGWIEDEASKIRGESNRNGIHVARFMFLLSLNLLGNLMLSQDLFDPNSKEGSEFFLVILRLMSLSGTGNIADYFPWLKWLDPQGLKRKMNKDLGKAIEIASKFVKQRMEDKKLSENNKRDFLDLLLEFEGNGKDEPSKLSDQNLNVFILELFMAGSETTSSTVEWALTELLCNLESMVKVKAELSRVVGPNKRVEESDIQNLHYLNAVIKETFRLHPPIPFLVPRRAMRDTEFMGYHIPQNTQVFVNAWAIGRDPEVWDDPLSFKPERFIGSKIDYKGQNFELIPFGAGRRMCAGVALGERVLHLVLGSLLHHFDWELGGNVTKETIDMRDILGVTMRKLEPLLAVPKMCLKSAG; encoded by the exons ATGGATTTGTCACCaagttttcttctttgctttatCGTATTTGCATCATCAGCCTTATTTCTATTCATCCAAAGAAGAAACAACTCCGTTACAGGCAAGCTCCCTCCAGGACCACCAGGATGGCCCATTTTTGGCAACATGTTTGACCTAGGCACCATGCCACACCGGACGCTGACCCGCCTTCGAGACAAGTATGGTCAAGTCATATGGCTCAGGTTGGGAGCCGTTAATACCATGGTAATCCTATCAACGAAAGCAGCCACCGAGTTCTTCAAGAACTATGATCTCACCTTTGCTGAGCGCCACATCACGGAAATCATGCGTGCCCACGGTTACCACAAGAGCTCAGTGGCTTTAGCACCATACGGTTCATACTGGCGCGTGCTGAGGCGGTTGGTCACGGTGGATATGCTGGTCAACAAGCGGATAAACGAAACGGCTTGCGTACGAAGAAAATGCCTTGACGATATGCTTGGGTGGATCGAAGACGAGGCGAGCAAGATTCGAGGAGAGTCGAATAGGAATGGAATCCATGTGGCTCGTTTTATGTTCTTGTTGAGTTTAAATTTGCTTGGAAACCTTATGCTGTCGCAAGATTTGTTCGATCCAAATTCTAAGGAAGGCTCTGAATTCTTCCTTGTTATTCTGAGGCTAATGTCATTGTCTGGAACAGGAAATATAGCAGATTATTTCCCATGGTTGAAATGGCTTGACCCTCAAGGATTGAAACGGAAGATGAACAAGGATCTGGGTAAGGCCATTGAAATCGCCTCAAAGTTTGTAAAGCAAAGAATGGAAGATAAGAAGTTGAGTGAAAATAATAAGAGGGATTTCTTGGATCTGTTGCTTGAGTTTGAAGGAAATGGCAAAGATGAACCATCTAAATTATCTGACCAAAACCTCAATGTCTTTATCCTG GAGTTATTTATGGCAGGTTCAGAAACAACAAGCAGCACCGTAGAATGGGCATTGACTGAGTTGCTTTGCAATCTAGAAAGCATGGTTAAGGTCAAAGCAGAGCTTAGTCGTGTTGTTGGACCAAACAAAAGGGTAGAAGAGAGTGATATTCAGAACCTTCATTACTTGAACGCAGTGATCAAAGAGACATTCCGATTGCACCCTCCAATCCCATTCCTTGTCCCAAGAAGGGCAATGCGAGACACTGAATTCATGGGATATCATATACCCCAAAACACACAAGTTTTTGTAAATGCTTGGGCAATTGGAAGGGATCCTGAAGTGTGGGATGACCCTTTGTCGTTCAAGCCAGAGAGGTTTATTGGGTCGAAAATAGATTACAAGGGCCAGAACTTTGAGCTGATTCCTTTCGGAGCTGGAAGAAGGATGTGCGCAGGTGTGGCACTGGGTGAGAGAGTTCTTCACCTTGTTTTAGGCTCATTGCTTCACCACTTTGATTGGGAACTTGGAGGCAACGTGACCAAAGAGACAATTGACATGAGAGACATTTTAGGTGTGACAATGAGAAAACTAGAACCACTGCTGGCAGTTCCTAAAATGTGCTTGAAATCTGCAGGTTAA